The following proteins are encoded in a genomic region of Methylobacterium tardum:
- a CDS encoding acyltransferase family protein, with protein MSAPTIAIALERGRNGFTGLRLMLALAVVVSHAFSVTTGASGDEPLARLTGYTLGEHAVNGFFAVSGFLVTMSCDRRGIRDYALARTLRILPGLVAATLVVSLGLGAALTRLPVAEYLRDPALWSFIRGTLTTFKSNAALPGVFESNPYRAPLGTVWTLKYEVLCYLGVLVAALCGLLRRRWSALLIVAGLALALSIVAGLRGPDLPKGTETALRLPLIFAGGAALYLWRARLRISGAALACPAFGAFILARTPAYPALLFLAEAYGAVWLAVGPMARRLFDPPADLSYGIYLYGWPIQQSLHVLWPQASGLALLIPALGLTLPVATLSWYGIERPALALKARALGRRRLGTIEPAGP; from the coding sequence ATGAGCGCGCCGACGATTGCGATTGCGCTGGAACGCGGGCGCAACGGCTTCACCGGCCTGAGACTGATGCTGGCTCTGGCCGTCGTGGTGTCCCACGCGTTCAGCGTCACGACCGGCGCATCCGGCGACGAGCCCCTCGCCCGGCTCACCGGCTACACGCTGGGCGAGCACGCGGTGAACGGCTTCTTCGCCGTGTCGGGCTTCCTGGTCACGATGAGCTGTGACCGCCGCGGCATCCGGGACTACGCCCTCGCCCGGACCCTGCGGATCCTGCCCGGATTGGTTGCCGCGACGCTCGTGGTGTCGCTGGGGCTCGGCGCGGCGCTGACGCGCCTGCCCGTCGCCGAGTACCTGCGCGATCCCGCCCTGTGGTCGTTCATCCGCGGGACGCTGACGACCTTCAAGAGCAACGCCGCCCTCCCTGGCGTCTTCGAATCCAATCCCTACCGGGCTCCCCTCGGCACGGTGTGGACGCTCAAGTATGAGGTGCTGTGCTACCTCGGCGTCCTCGTCGCTGCCCTGTGCGGCCTTCTCCGGCGCCGGTGGTCGGCGCTCCTGATCGTGGCCGGGCTGGCACTCGCCCTGTCGATCGTCGCCGGCCTGCGCGGCCCCGATCTGCCGAAGGGCACGGAGACCGCCCTGCGCCTGCCGTTGATCTTCGCGGGCGGCGCGGCCCTGTATCTCTGGCGCGCACGCCTGCGTATCTCGGGCGCCGCCCTCGCCTGCCCCGCCTTCGGCGCCTTCATCCTCGCGCGGACGCCGGCCTACCCGGCCCTCCTGTTCCTGGCGGAAGCCTACGGCGCGGTCTGGCTCGCCGTCGGACCGATGGCGCGCAGGCTGTTCGATCCGCCGGCCGACCTGTCCTACGGGATCTATCTCTATGGCTGGCCGATCCAGCAGAGCCTGCACGTCCTGTGGCCGCAGGCTTCCGGGTTGGCCCTCCTGATCCCGGCACTCGGCCTGACGCTGCCTGTGGCGACCCTGTCTTGGTATGGAATCGAGCGGCCCGCGCTGGCGTTGAAGGCACGGGCGCTCGGGCGACGGCGCCTGGGCACGATCGAGCCGGCCGGGCCGTGA
- a CDS encoding DUF3297 family protein has product MTDTPPDRLAANPNSPFYDEKMLERGVGVRFKGVEKTNVEEYCVSEGWVRLSAGKTLDRAGNPMTVKLKGTVEPYFRDPAADA; this is encoded by the coding sequence ATGACCGACACGCCTCCCGACCGCCTCGCCGCCAACCCGAACAGCCCGTTCTACGACGAGAAGATGCTCGAGCGCGGGGTCGGCGTCCGGTTCAAGGGCGTCGAGAAGACGAATGTCGAGGAGTACTGCGTGAGCGAGGGCTGGGTCCGGCTCTCGGCCGGCAAGACCCTCGACCGGGCCGGCAATCCGATGACGGTGAAGCTGAAGGGTACCGTCGAGCCCTACTTCCGCGACCCCGCCGCGGACGCCTGA
- a CDS encoding CatB-related O-acetyltransferase, whose product MHRLRRGRNPHNETRIHLAKLARTYGFSIGAYSYGRPKVRFPESGRRLTIGRYCSIADKVEILLGGDHRLDWASTYPFAAMRGLFPDAEAPEDFHASRGDVVIGHDVWLGSGCMILSGVTVGHGAVVAARAVVTRDVPAYAVVAGNPARVVRRRFDTATVEALVAAAWWDLPHDAVTRLVPLLQSGQIADLLAALRAGADSLTGEAQREDHPRSGR is encoded by the coding sequence TTGCACCGGCTGCGCAGGGGGCGCAACCCGCACAACGAGACCCGGATCCACCTCGCCAAGCTGGCGAGGACCTACGGCTTCTCCATAGGCGCTTATTCGTACGGGCGTCCAAAAGTCCGCTTCCCGGAGAGCGGGCGGCGGCTGACGATCGGCCGCTATTGTTCCATCGCCGACAAGGTCGAGATCCTGCTCGGCGGTGATCATCGCCTCGATTGGGCGTCGACCTACCCGTTCGCGGCGATGCGCGGGCTCTTCCCGGACGCCGAGGCGCCGGAGGATTTCCACGCCTCCCGGGGCGACGTGGTGATCGGCCACGATGTCTGGCTGGGATCCGGCTGCATGATCCTGTCGGGCGTCACGGTCGGGCACGGCGCCGTCGTGGCAGCCCGCGCCGTGGTGACCCGCGACGTGCCGGCCTACGCGGTGGTCGCCGGCAACCCGGCGCGGGTGGTGCGCCGCCGCTTCGACACCGCGACGGTGGAGGCGCTCGTCGCAGCGGCGTGGTGGGATCTGCCGCACGACGCGGTGACGCGGCTCGTGCCGCTGCTGCAGAGCGGGCAGATCGCGGACCTGCTCGCGGCGTTGCGCGCCGGCGCGGATTCCCTTACCGGCGAGGCCCAACGCGAAGACCATCCGAGATCCGGACGATGA
- a CDS encoding NADP-dependent malic enzyme encodes MADNMSEDLKAGALVYHRLPQPGKLEIQATKPLGNQRDLALAYSPGVAAACMAIHDDPQQAAELTIRQNLVAVLSNGTAVLGLGDIGPLASKPVMEGKAVLFKKFAGIDVFDIEVDQKDVSKLADVVCALEPTFGGINLEDIKAPECFEVEEQCRARMNIPVFHDDQHGTAIIVAAAVLNGLELAGKNLADVRIVTSGAGAAALACLNLLVSLGATRENITVTDIKGVVYKGRPELMDRWKDVYAQETDKRTLAEVIPGADVFIGLSAGGVLKPEYLKEMAEKPLIMALANPYPEIMPDLAEKERPDAMICTGRSDFPNQVNNVLCFPYIFRGALDVGAHKINEEMKKAAVKAIAGLAHETTSDVVARAYGGEARPFGPKSLIPSPFDPRLILRIAPAVAKAAMDSGVAGRPLADLDAYVDSLDRFVHRSGLIMKPLFSKAKAEPKRVIYAEGEDERVLRAVQAIAEDKVAFPILVGRPRVVETRLKRFGLSLVHGRDFELIDPEDDPRYRAYVQTYLEVAGRRGITPDAARTLVRTNSTVIGAIAVRRGEADALICGLEGRFETRLRIIRDVIGLAPGVEQCAAMSLVVTHNGAYFLADTHVRQNPTAEEIADVAQACASHVSRFGLTPKIALLSHSDFGQSDSPSAMKMRDALALLQQRDPELQVDGEMQADSALNEMVRERVLPGSRLKGAANVLIFPNLDAANIAFQFAKVLADALPVGPLLIGPAKPAHILTPSVTARGIVNVTAAAVVEAQADEAAPTVEERGAGMISE; translated from the coding sequence ATGGCCGATAACATGTCCGAGGACCTCAAGGCCGGGGCGCTCGTCTACCACCGCCTGCCCCAGCCCGGGAAGCTGGAGATCCAGGCGACCAAGCCGCTGGGCAACCAGCGCGACCTCGCCCTGGCCTACTCGCCCGGCGTCGCCGCCGCCTGCATGGCGATCCACGACGACCCGCAGCAGGCCGCCGAACTCACGATCCGCCAGAACCTCGTGGCGGTGCTCTCCAATGGCACGGCCGTGCTGGGCCTCGGCGATATCGGCCCGCTCGCCTCCAAGCCCGTGATGGAGGGCAAGGCGGTCCTGTTCAAGAAATTCGCCGGCATCGACGTGTTCGACATCGAGGTCGACCAGAAGGACGTCTCGAAGCTCGCCGACGTCGTCTGCGCGCTGGAGCCGACCTTCGGCGGCATCAACCTTGAGGACATCAAGGCGCCCGAGTGCTTCGAGGTCGAGGAGCAGTGCCGGGCGCGGATGAACATCCCGGTCTTCCACGACGACCAGCACGGCACCGCGATCATCGTGGCGGCCGCCGTCCTCAACGGCCTGGAACTCGCCGGCAAGAACCTCGCCGACGTCCGGATCGTCACCTCCGGCGCGGGCGCGGCGGCGCTCGCCTGCCTCAACCTGCTCGTTTCCCTCGGCGCGACCCGCGAGAACATCACGGTCACCGACATCAAGGGCGTGGTCTACAAGGGCCGCCCGGAACTGATGGACCGCTGGAAGGACGTCTACGCCCAGGAGACCGACAAGCGGACGCTCGCCGAGGTGATCCCGGGTGCGGACGTGTTCATCGGCCTGTCGGCCGGCGGCGTCCTGAAGCCCGAGTACCTGAAGGAGATGGCCGAGAAGCCTCTGATCATGGCGCTCGCCAACCCCTACCCGGAGATCATGCCGGACTTGGCCGAGAAGGAGCGGCCGGACGCGATGATCTGCACCGGCCGGTCGGACTTCCCGAACCAGGTCAACAACGTCCTGTGCTTCCCCTACATCTTCCGCGGCGCGCTGGATGTCGGCGCCCACAAGATCAACGAGGAGATGAAGAAGGCCGCCGTGAAGGCGATCGCGGGCCTGGCTCACGAGACCACCTCGGACGTGGTCGCCCGCGCCTATGGCGGCGAGGCGCGCCCGTTCGGGCCGAAATCCCTGATCCCGAGCCCGTTCGACCCGCGCCTGATCCTGCGCATCGCCCCGGCGGTCGCCAAGGCCGCGATGGATTCGGGCGTGGCCGGCCGGCCGCTCGCCGATCTCGACGCCTATGTCGACAGCCTCGACCGGTTCGTGCACCGGTCCGGCCTGATCATGAAGCCCTTGTTCTCGAAGGCGAAGGCCGAGCCCAAGCGCGTGATCTACGCCGAGGGCGAGGACGAGCGCGTGCTCCGCGCCGTTCAGGCGATCGCCGAGGACAAGGTTGCGTTCCCGATCCTGGTCGGCCGGCCCCGGGTGGTGGAAACCCGGCTGAAGCGCTTCGGCCTGTCCCTCGTGCACGGCCGCGACTTCGAGCTGATCGATCCCGAAGACGATCCGCGCTACCGCGCCTACGTGCAGACCTATCTCGAGGTGGCGGGACGCCGGGGCATCACCCCCGACGCGGCACGCACGCTGGTGCGCACCAACAGCACGGTGATCGGCGCCATCGCGGTTCGGCGCGGCGAGGCCGATGCCTTGATCTGCGGCCTGGAGGGGCGGTTCGAGACGCGGCTGCGCATCATCCGCGACGTGATCGGCCTCGCGCCCGGCGTGGAGCAATGCGCCGCGATGAGCCTCGTGGTGACGCATAACGGCGCCTACTTCCTGGCCGACACCCATGTCCGCCAGAACCCGACCGCCGAGGAAATCGCCGACGTGGCGCAGGCCTGCGCCAGCCACGTCAGCCGCTTCGGCCTGACGCCGAAGATCGCGCTGCTCAGCCACTCGGATTTCGGCCAGTCGGACTCGCCCTCGGCGATGAAGATGCGCGACGCCCTCGCGCTCCTGCAGCAGCGTGACCCGGAGCTTCAGGTCGACGGTGAGATGCAGGCCGACTCCGCCCTCAACGAGATGGTCCGCGAACGGGTGCTGCCCGGTTCGCGGCTCAAGGGCGCGGCCAACGTCCTGATCTTCCCGAACCTCGACGCGGCCAACATCGCCTTCCAGTTCGCGAAGGTGCTGGCGGATGCCCTGCCGGTCGGCCCGCTGCTGATCGGCCCGGCCAAGCCCGCTCACATCCTGACGCCGTCGGTAACGGCACGCGGCATCGTCAACGTCACGGCCGCGGCCGTGGTCGAGGCCCAGGCGGACGAGGCTGCACCGACGGTCGAGGAGCGCGGCGCCGGCATGATCTCCGAATGA
- a CDS encoding acetamidase/formamidase family protein, which produces MCAGDDPTCHAFEEHRRRFRRDLEPERRAFLKSGFAATGAAAAALAAGGPSLVSPALAEASGAKIAATAHYHLPANAETVHWGFFSRSLKPKVEIGSGDFVTIETLTHQASDDAERMIQGDPGAESVYLWTKDKMGVSPRGAGALDAKIGPGGGLGVHICTGPVAIRGAEPGDVLEVRILDVAPRPCANPKYKGLTFGSNAAAWWGYHYNDLITGDKPREVVTIYEVDATGERDWARAVYSFRWPGVTDPFGVSHPTIDYPGLPVDHSKTQKTFEVLKGIRVPIRPHFGTMGVAPAEADRVNTIPPSYTGGNIDNWRIGKGATLYYPVAVPGALFSVGDPHASQGDSELCGTAIECSLTGTFQFILHKKADLPGTPLEALDFPMIETREDWVLSGFSYPNYLRDLGPDAQTAIFQKSSIDLAMRDAFRKMRQFLMHAKGLTEDEAISLMSVAVDFGITQVADGNWGVHAVVKKAIFADRAA; this is translated from the coding sequence ATGTGCGCGGGCGACGATCCAACCTGCCACGCCTTCGAGGAGCACCGCCGCCGGTTCCGGCGCGATCTGGAGCCGGAGCGGCGCGCCTTCCTGAAGAGCGGCTTCGCGGCGACCGGTGCCGCCGCCGCGGCCCTCGCGGCCGGCGGCCCGTCGCTGGTGAGCCCCGCCCTCGCGGAGGCGAGCGGCGCCAAGATCGCCGCGACGGCGCATTATCACCTGCCGGCCAATGCCGAGACCGTCCACTGGGGCTTCTTCAGCCGCAGCCTCAAGCCGAAGGTCGAGATCGGCTCGGGCGACTTCGTCACGATCGAGACGCTCACGCATCAGGCGAGCGACGATGCCGAGCGGATGATCCAGGGCGATCCGGGCGCCGAGAGCGTCTATCTCTGGACGAAGGACAAGATGGGCGTCTCGCCGCGCGGTGCCGGCGCCCTGGACGCCAAGATCGGTCCCGGCGGCGGCCTCGGCGTGCATATCTGCACCGGCCCGGTGGCGATCCGCGGTGCCGAGCCGGGTGACGTTCTGGAGGTGCGGATCCTCGACGTGGCGCCCCGCCCCTGCGCCAATCCCAAATACAAGGGTCTGACCTTCGGCAGCAACGCGGCGGCGTGGTGGGGCTACCATTACAACGACCTGATCACCGGCGATAAGCCGCGCGAGGTCGTCACGATCTACGAGGTCGATGCCACCGGCGAGCGCGACTGGGCCCGCGCGGTCTACAGCTTCCGCTGGCCGGGCGTGACCGACCCGTTCGGCGTCTCCCACCCGACCATCGACTATCCCGGCCTGCCGGTCGATCACTCCAAGACGCAGAAGACCTTCGAGGTGCTCAAGGGCATCCGGGTGCCGATCCGTCCGCATTTCGGCACGATGGGCGTCGCGCCCGCCGAGGCCGACCGGGTCAACACGATCCCGCCGAGCTACACCGGCGGCAACATCGACAATTGGCGGATCGGCAAGGGCGCGACCCTCTACTACCCGGTGGCGGTGCCGGGCGCCCTGTTCTCGGTGGGCGACCCCCATGCCAGCCAGGGCGATTCCGAATTGTGCGGCACCGCGATCGAGTGCTCGCTCACCGGCACCTTCCAGTTCATTCTGCACAAGAAGGCCGATCTGCCCGGGACGCCGCTGGAAGCCCTCGATTTTCCGATGATCGAGACCCGGGAGGACTGGGTTCTGTCCGGCTTCAGCTACCCGAACTACCTGCGCGACCTCGGCCCGGACGCGCAGACGGCGATCTTCCAGAAATCCTCCATCGACCTCGCCATGCGCGACGCCTTCCGCAAGATGCGCCAGTTCCTGATGCACGCGAAGGGGCTCACCGAGGACGAGGCGATCTCGCTGATGTCGGTCGCGGTCGATTTCGGGATCACGCAGGTCGCCGACGGCAATTGGGGCGTCCACGCCGTGGTCAAGAAGGCGATCTTTGCCGATCGCGCCGCTTGA
- a CDS encoding methyl-accepting chemotaxis protein, with product MLKFGRLSVRALMCVAILAMASMLLTYAATGLIEAHRQAGQAGQAVTLAQASRSLLKTLLPLRLERGSSLALGGEAPADPDTLSALAKNREAMLTNFRTAQLLLNEQDVPAVSGTLGRLNAAQETLNALRPRIDSALRLPKAQRDATLLPAALKAFQDLLDALTATTDAVDAAIPRSDAILQRYLAIKRSAWTTRVAIGNVALRVQTSLAAKTTWSLPETVAAAEERARLQSAWLATTEAVSNVPETIRAAYQKAHASNFEGEPASIAQAVFEALSLNKPSPVTFLELRQRNTVDQMTIVDLAYAALDAMVARAETLAGESHAILLRNAAALLAATLLVALGLLALSRGVLRPIRAISATVRALAQGDTTVDVPVHDYSNEFRPIVAAVQVFKENLIRTRQLEADTAQAQQHADEERRASMRQMADGFERAVGDMIGQVSASASELQSAAGSLSTMAGQTSTQSGAVAAAAEQAASNVNTVAVAAEELGSSVQEIGRQVQGSAELTRAAASEADHTGALVQELRTAVAKIGDVVGLISSIAGQTNLLALNATIEAARAGEAGRGFAVVAAEVKMLAEQTARATEEISEHIARVQASTGQAVTAIGAITDRIREINGVAAAIAAGVEEQGTATQEIVRNVGEAAAGAATVTSNISGVADAAEKTGSAAGQVLDAASALSRQSDHLTSEVGRFLANVRATYAISSSQVTLVRETFAKVQSIADHAADLFYDRLFEIAPQVRTLFPEALAEQKRKLMAMLALAIANLDKPEALASVVRDLGQRHLGYGTQEPHFEAVGSALLWTLERALGADFTPDARRAWTETHGVLAGLMKSSFARAA from the coding sequence ATGCTTAAATTTGGACGTTTGTCTGTTCGCGCTCTCATGTGCGTGGCGATATTAGCCATGGCGTCGATGTTACTGACCTACGCCGCGACTGGATTGATTGAGGCACACCGGCAGGCAGGGCAGGCAGGGCAAGCCGTTACCTTGGCCCAAGCGAGCCGCAGCCTGCTCAAGACCCTTCTGCCGCTGCGCCTGGAGCGCGGGTCGTCCCTCGCCCTCGGGGGTGAGGCACCCGCAGATCCTGACACGCTCTCAGCCCTCGCGAAGAACCGCGAGGCCATGCTGACGAATTTTCGGACGGCTCAATTACTACTGAACGAGCAGGATGTGCCCGCCGTATCCGGGACGCTGGGCCGGCTGAATGCGGCCCAGGAGACCTTGAACGCCCTCCGCCCCCGGATCGACAGCGCCCTGCGACTGCCCAAGGCCCAGCGCGACGCGACGCTGCTCCCGGCCGCGCTCAAGGCCTTCCAAGATCTGCTCGATGCGCTGACCGCAACGACCGACGCGGTTGACGCCGCGATCCCTCGGTCGGACGCGATCCTGCAGCGCTACCTCGCCATCAAGCGGTCGGCGTGGACGACCCGCGTTGCGATCGGCAATGTCGCGCTACGGGTCCAGACCTCGCTGGCGGCGAAGACCACTTGGTCGTTGCCCGAGACCGTGGCGGCCGCCGAGGAGCGCGCGCGCCTGCAGAGCGCTTGGCTGGCTACGACCGAGGCGGTCTCCAACGTTCCGGAGACGATCAGGGCCGCGTACCAGAAGGCTCACGCCAGCAACTTCGAAGGCGAGCCCGCATCGATTGCGCAGGCCGTCTTCGAGGCGCTGAGCCTGAACAAGCCGTCCCCTGTCACATTCCTGGAACTGCGGCAGCGCAACACCGTCGATCAGATGACGATCGTCGATCTCGCCTACGCCGCCCTCGACGCGATGGTGGCACGGGCCGAAACCCTGGCCGGTGAGTCGCACGCGATTCTTCTGCGGAACGCCGCGGCCCTGCTGGCCGCAACGCTGCTCGTCGCGCTTGGATTGCTCGCCCTGTCCCGCGGCGTTCTCCGGCCGATCCGAGCGATCTCGGCGACGGTGCGGGCGCTGGCACAGGGCGACACGACGGTCGACGTGCCCGTGCACGACTACAGCAACGAGTTCAGACCGATCGTGGCCGCCGTGCAGGTCTTCAAGGAGAACCTGATCCGGACCCGGCAACTGGAAGCCGACACGGCGCAGGCACAACAGCATGCCGACGAGGAGCGCCGCGCCAGCATGCGCCAGATGGCGGATGGTTTCGAGCGGGCGGTCGGCGACATGATCGGGCAGGTCTCGGCTTCGGCGAGCGAACTCCAATCCGCCGCCGGGTCGCTGTCGACCATGGCCGGGCAGACCTCGACCCAATCTGGCGCGGTCGCCGCCGCGGCGGAGCAGGCGGCCAGCAACGTCAACACGGTGGCCGTCGCCGCCGAGGAGCTCGGCTCCTCGGTCCAGGAGATCGGCCGTCAGGTTCAGGGCTCGGCCGAGTTGACGAGAGCGGCCGCCTCCGAGGCAGATCACACCGGCGCGCTGGTGCAGGAACTGCGCACGGCAGTGGCCAAGATCGGCGACGTGGTCGGGCTGATCTCATCGATCGCCGGTCAGACCAATCTTCTGGCGCTGAACGCCACCATCGAGGCGGCGCGCGCCGGCGAGGCGGGCCGGGGCTTCGCGGTGGTCGCCGCGGAGGTCAAGATGCTCGCCGAGCAGACCGCCAGGGCGACCGAGGAAATTTCGGAGCATATCGCGCGGGTCCAGGCCTCGACCGGGCAGGCGGTCACGGCGATCGGGGCGATTACCGACCGGATCCGGGAGATCAATGGGGTGGCGGCGGCGATTGCCGCTGGCGTCGAGGAGCAGGGAACGGCAACCCAGGAGATCGTCCGCAATGTCGGAGAGGCGGCCGCAGGGGCCGCCACCGTGACCAGCAACATCTCGGGCGTGGCCGATGCCGCAGAGAAGACCGGTTCTGCGGCCGGCCAGGTGCTCGATGCCGCCTCTGCCTTGTCGCGTCAGTCGGACCATCTCACCAGCGAGGTCGGGCGCTTCCTGGCAAATGTCCGCGCCACCTACGCCATCTCGTCGTCCCAGGTGACGCTCGTACGGGAGACATTCGCCAAGGTTCAGTCGATCGCCGATCATGCGGCCGACCTGTTCTACGATCGGCTGTTCGAGATCGCCCCGCAGGTCCGGACGCTGTTCCCCGAGGCCTTGGCGGAGCAGAAGCGCAAGTTGATGGCCATGCTGGCGCTGGCGATCGCAAATCTCGACAAGCCCGAGGCTCTGGCCTCGGTCGTGCGCGATCTCGGGCAGCGGCACCTCGGCTACGGTACCCAGGAGCCACATTTCGAGGCGGTCGGGTCCGCACTGCTCTGGACGCTCGAGCGCGCGCTCGGAGCGGACTTCACACCGGATGCCCGCCGAGCCTGGACCGAGACGCACGGCGTCCTGGCCGGCCTGATGAAGTCGTCCTTCGCCCGGGCGGCCTGA
- the ppx gene encoding exopolyphosphatase, with protein MASAARQPVAIIDIGSNSVRLVAYDGLSRAPTPLYNEKVLCGLGRNVLTTGRLNEDAVARALAALARFRVLCDTMRVGQVFVLATAAARDAENGPDFLRAAEAACGQEIQLLSGRREAELSALGVVSGFHAPDGVVGDLGGGSLELVDVRGAVVGQGVTMPLGGLALQDLSGNSVKKAAKIVREHMRKAVPQLETLRGRTFYAVGGTWRAIARLHQAARNYPVHVMHGYTVEPTDELSFLQVVEQTDVSLLQDVDAISEARRPLLAYGAVVLEEIIRVGRPREVAISASGVREGLLFEQLDRDARLIDPLLASAAEFNSLRSRAPHHGEELIAWTDRFVATLDGHETADERRLRHAGCLLSDVGWRAHPDYRDEQSIAVIQNAAFVGVDHPGRAYLALSVSLRHTGLAAEKANPMLRGLAGPRLFERARLLGALLRVAFPISAGMDGALGRAPLTVEDGRVVLRLPRDWEPLSGDRLLNRVRALGRVIGLDGRVEVMGGTA; from the coding sequence ATGGCCAGCGCGGCACGCCAGCCGGTGGCCATCATCGACATCGGCTCCAATTCCGTCCGGCTTGTCGCCTATGACGGTCTAAGCCGGGCACCGACGCCGCTCTACAATGAGAAGGTGCTCTGCGGTCTCGGGCGCAATGTCCTGACGACCGGGCGGCTGAACGAGGACGCCGTCGCCCGGGCGCTGGCCGCCCTGGCGCGATTCCGGGTCCTCTGCGACACCATGCGGGTCGGGCAGGTCTTCGTGCTGGCCACCGCGGCGGCGCGGGATGCGGAGAACGGTCCGGACTTCCTGCGCGCGGCGGAAGCGGCCTGCGGGCAGGAGATCCAGCTCCTGTCCGGCCGGCGCGAGGCGGAACTCTCGGCCTTGGGCGTGGTCTCCGGCTTTCACGCGCCGGACGGCGTGGTTGGCGATCTCGGCGGCGGATCGCTGGAACTCGTGGATGTCCGAGGCGCCGTGGTCGGGCAGGGCGTGACCATGCCGCTCGGCGGCCTCGCCCTGCAGGACCTCTCCGGCAATTCGGTCAAGAAGGCCGCCAAGATCGTGCGCGAGCACATGCGCAAGGCGGTGCCCCAGCTCGAGACCCTGCGCGGGCGAACCTTCTACGCGGTCGGCGGCACGTGGCGCGCGATCGCGCGGCTCCATCAGGCCGCCCGCAACTATCCTGTCCACGTGATGCACGGCTATACGGTCGAGCCCACGGACGAGCTGAGCTTCCTGCAGGTTGTGGAGCAGACCGATGTGTCGCTACTGCAGGACGTCGACGCGATCTCCGAAGCCCGGCGCCCGCTTCTGGCCTATGGCGCCGTCGTTCTGGAGGAAATCATCCGGGTCGGACGGCCGCGGGAAGTGGCCATCTCGGCCTCCGGTGTCCGCGAGGGCCTGCTGTTCGAGCAGCTCGACCGCGACGCCCGGCTGATCGACCCGCTGCTCGCCTCCGCGGCGGAGTTCAACAGCCTTCGCTCCCGAGCGCCGCACCATGGTGAGGAGCTGATCGCCTGGACCGACCGCTTCGTCGCGACACTCGACGGCCACGAGACCGCGGACGAGCGCCGCCTGCGCCACGCGGGCTGCCTGCTCTCGGATGTGGGTTGGCGGGCCCATCCCGATTACCGCGACGAGCAGAGCATCGCGGTCATCCAGAACGCGGCGTTCGTGGGCGTCGATCATCCGGGCCGGGCCTATCTCGCCCTCTCGGTGTCGCTCCGGCACACGGGCCTCGCCGCCGAGAAAGCCAACCCGATGCTGCGCGGGCTGGCCGGGCCTCGCCTGTTCGAACGGGCGCGCCTCCTGGGCGCGCTGCTGCGCGTCGCGTTCCCGATCTCGGCCGGCATGGACGGGGCGCTCGGTCGGGCCCCGCTGACCGTGGAGGACGGCCGCGTGGTCCTGCGTCTCCCGCGAGACTGGGAGCCCCTGAGCGGTGACCGTCTCCTCAACCGCGTCCGTGCCCTTGGGCGCGTGATCGGTCTCGATGGGCGGGTCGAGGTCATGGGCGGCACTGCCTGA